The genomic window TTCGAGTTCGGCAAACTGTTGTCGATAGACCGACAACGTTTTCTCCTGTTCGACCGACACGGCCGAAGGGCGTTTCAACAGAGGCCTCAACAACAGCCCGATAATGAACACCGTCATGGCCGACGCGATCGACCAAAATGCCACGGTCATGAGTGCTTGCCTCCCTCTGTCAAAAGTTGTTCGACCCGTCGGTGCTCTTCATCCGTGACAGGCGCGTCAACCACCTTTTGCGCACGGCGCCGCAACGTGATGACGAGTACCGTCGCACCCACCGCCAATAAGACAAATGGCCCCACCCAGAGCAGCGTCGTCGTTGCCTTGAGCGGCGGACGGTAGAGGACGAAATCGCCGTACCGCTCTACAAGAAAATCGACGATCTCCTGATCCGTCATATCCTTCACGATCATTTCTCGAACTTCTCGACGCAAGTCTTCAGCAAGCGGGGCATTCGAGTCGGCGAGCGTTTGATTTTGACAGACTAAGCAACGAAGCTCCACGGCAAGGTGCTTGAGCCGAGTCTCAACAGCAGGGTCGTCCCCCAAAGGTTGAGCCTCACCGGCCCAACCTGGCCCAGAGGCTAATACGATGATGAATGCCAACCAGATCATTGCGATTCAAGTTGCTGCACAAGGGGAAGAATCTTCTTGGCTACGGTGTCTGGATCCAACGGACCGATTTGTTTATACCGAATCATTCCCTGTTTATCGATGACATAGGTTTCCGGAACTCCGTAGACCCCGTAGTTGATCCCGACTCGTCCTGCCTCATCCACACCGACCACAGGATAGGGATTGCCCCATCGCTGCAACCAACCTACCGCTTCATCCCGTTGATCCTTATAATCTATTCCGTAGATCGGCACCTGCCCTGACTTGGCCAGTTCCATCAACACCGGGTGCTCGGTCTTACAGCCACTGCACCAGGAGGCCCAAAAATTGAGCAGCCAAACCTTGCCTTTGAGATCAGCTGGGGAGAATGTTTTCTCCGGCTCGTATAGTTGAGGCTGAGAGAATTCGGGAGCCGCTTTCCCGATCAAGGGAGAGGGAATTTCACGCGGATTGAGTGTGAGCCCGACACCCAAAAATCCGACGACCACGACAAAGATGGACAATGGTAACAGAAATCGATTCATGCGACTTTTCGCCTAGCCGTTCGAGTGACTGGAGCAACCTCGGGCTCCTTCTCTTTCCTCCATGCGAGTCGATATCGACGATCGCTGATAGCCAAAACACCCCCTAGTGCCATAATGAAACACCCACCCCAAATCCAATCGACAAACGGTTTGTGATAGAGCCGCACGCTCCAAGCCCCCTCATCAAGCGGTTCTCCAAGCGAGACATAGAGGTCGCGCAGGAGCCCCGGATCGATCGCGGCTTCGGTCATCACCTGATTCTGGACAGTATATCGACGCTTTTCGGGATACAAGACCGTCGTATCACGGCCATCGCGACTGACGTGAAAGGTGCCGCGGGCGGCCGTATAGTTGGGTCCGACCACGTCCTCGGTTCCGTCGAATCGGAACGTATAGCCTCCGATCATCGCCGTCTCTCCAACGTTCATGCGCACATCGCTTTCGGTTTCATACCCCTTCACCATCGTCACCCCGACGATAAACACCGCAACCCCGACGTGCGCGAGAAGCATTCCCCAGTAGGAACAAGAGATACCCCCCATGCGATCAGCAAGGCTATTGCCAGTCACATGAGAGAGCCGGTCGCGTAACGTGACCACGGCTGTCGTCACGATCCAGATCGCCAGCAGGAGCCCGAGGCTCAGCAACGGAGTCCACTTGCCCATGACAAACGGAAGCACGAGTGCAGTAATCACGCTCACCCCAAAGGCCCACTTGAGCCGCTGTGCCAAATCAGGCAATTCGGCCTTCTTCCATTGGACCAAGGGACCAATCCCCATCAGAAAGATCGCGGGAGCCATCAAAGGGGCGAAGACGGAGTCGAAATACGGAGGGCCGACGGAGATCTTGCCGAGATCCAATGCATCTAAGAACAACGGATATAACGTTCCCAATAGGACCGACCCCATCGCCGCAATCAACAATACGTTGTTCGCGAGGAGCATACCCTCTCTCGACAGCATCGAAAAACTTCCCCCTAATCCGACACGCGGAGCCCGCCACGCATACAGTGCTAACGACCCCCCGATGACAATGGCCAAGAATGCCAGGATGAACGTACCCCGCTTTGGGTCGGTGGCGAAGGCGTGCACGGACGTCAACACACCGGATCGGACGAGAAACGTCCCGAGCAAACTTAAGGAAAAGGCCATGATGGCCAGCAACACCGTCCAGACCTTGAACCCGCCTCGTTTATCGGTCACGGCCAGCGAATGAACCAACGCCGTCCCAGCCAACCAGGGCATGAATGACGCATTCTCTACCGGGTCCCAAAACCACCATCCCCCCCATCCCAACTCGTAGTAGGCCCAGCCACTTCCCATGGCAATACCGACGGTCAAAAAACACCAGGCCACAGTGGTCCACGGACGCGACCAACGAGCCCAAGCGGCATCAAGATTGCCTCCCAACAATGCGGCAATCGCAAATGCAAACGCGACCGAGAAGCCAACATAGCCCATATAGAGCATCGGGGGATGCACGACCATGCCGGGGTCCTGCAAGAGCGGATTAAGATCTCGTCCCTCAACTGCCGCAGGAATGAGTCGTTCAAACGGATTGGAGACGGTCAACATGAACAACAGAAACCCGACACTGACAAGGCCCATCACACCAAGAATGCGCGAGCGCATGGTTTCAGGAAGATGCTTCGAAAACAGCGTAACGGCGAACATCCACCAGGTCAGGATGAAGGTCCATAGAAGAAGCGATCCTTCGTGTGCGCCCCAGATCGCAGCGAGTCGATAATGCAGCGGGAGCTGCGAATTAGACGTGGCTGCGACATACAGCACGGAGAAATCTTTTTCGGCAAATGCGTACCCGAGACTACAAAATGCGATAAAGACCAACAAGAATTGGGCACGCGCCGCAGGCCTGGCAATGGCCATCAGCGCTGAATTTCCGACCGCGGCACCATAGATGGGCAGGCTTCCCTGCACGATGGCCACGCAGAGTGCGAGAATCAATGCAAAGTGACCGATTTCTGGAATCATAGTGAATCTTTCTTGCTTTCTGGGACAACGAGCGTCTTGCTTTCTTGAGCACCGGAAGCCTTGGCCTTCGCCAGCGCCTCCGCCGCTTCAGGCGGCATGTAATTTTCATCGTGCTTAGCCAACACTTCGCTGGCAACAAACGTTCCGTCGACTCCCAACTGCCCTTGCGCCACAGCGCCTTTTCCTTCCTTGAACAGGTCCGGGAGAATTCCCTTATAGGTCACCGGCACACCCTTTGCCGTATCCGTCACCACGAAGTGGACGGTCAGTCCGTCGCCATCGCGGACGAGGCTGCCGTCTTCGACCATGCCTCCGATCCGGAAACTTTGGCCTTTCGGAGCCTCGCCGTTCGCCACCATGGTGGGTGTGAAAAAGAACACAAGATTCTTTTGAAATGCATTCAACACCAACATGGTTGCGACCCCCAAGGCGAGCAACCCTAACCCAATAAAAACAAAACGTTTATGCCGCGGTTTCATCACTGCCTCCTAGCAACATCGCACGATGTTCGGCACGAGCCGCCGCCCGTCGACGCCACAAAGCCAGTACTTCCCACAAGAGACACAGTGCCGTGACGACATACGAGGTCCAGACATAGACTCCATACCCGCCCATCGCAAAAAATTCCGACGCGCTCCCCCACTGCATCAGCGAGCCTCCGCTACCTTCCGAATCGCGACCGGCTTTTCTTCCCATGCCGGCAACGATTCCCGTTCAGCCATTATACATCGCACCCGAGCGAGAATGACGGCTATGCTATACATCCAAAATGCCAGAGTCATGAGCAGCATAGCGATGAGCATGGTTGCCGCCATTTTCGACCCTGTCGACATGCTGACGGATGCACCTTGGTGCAACGTATTCCACCATTGCACTGAAAAATAGATGATCGGAACGTTGACGACACCGACCAAGGCGAAGACCGCACTCGACCGATCAGCCCGACGCACATCGTCGATCGAGGTCCGCAGGAGCATCACCCCTGCATACTGAAACAGTAAGATCAGCTCAGATGTCAGCCTGGCATCCCACACCCACCAGGCCCCCCAGGTCGGCTTTCCCCACATGGCTCCCGTTAACAGGGCCAGAAAGGTAAACATCGCGCCCGTAGGGGCGATGGCTTGAGCCATCATAAAAGAAGGCCGGACATTGAGCCCCAACCCGATACCAGCCCAGACCGCCATCACCACGTACAAGAACATCGACATCCAGGCGGCTGGAACATGGATAAAGATGATTCGATACGATTCACCTTGCTGAAAATCTGTGGGGGCGACGAAAAATCCCATGTAGAGCCCCACCCCCATCAGAGCCACAGCCACCACAGAAAACCAGGGAATGAGTCGTCCGGCTAGGGGATAGAGAGCCTGGGGAGAGGAATATTTGGCCCAATTGATACCAGTGCTCATGAAACTGTTTTACTCCAACGCGATACGCAACGCGACCGCCGTGGCCCACGGTGCGAGAAAGAGAGACAATACCAGGCAGGCCCCGAGTAGTGACAAGTTTGCTTCTCCGCCGATCCCGGCCATGCTGCTGGTCACGGCGCCGGCCCCAAAAATCAAGACTGGAACATAGAGTGGAAGCACCAGGAGGGCAACCAGTAGACCACTCCCACGAACGCCAAGGACTAACGCGGCGCCGATCGCACCAATCATACTCAACGTCGGCGTCCCAAGCAAGAGCGACATCACGAGCACTCCCAGCGATTCTCCGCTCAAACCAAATTGAAGGCCGAGCAACGGCGACAATAAGACGATCGGGAGTCCGGAGATGACCCAGTGCGCAAACACTTTCCCGACCACCAAGAACGCCAACGGTTGGGGGACCAGGACCATCTGTTCCAACGTACCGTCCCCATAGTCAGCCGTAAACACCCGCGCTAAGGACAACAGGCAGGCCAGTAACGCCGCGACCCAGAGTACTCCGGGGCCGATCGTCCGCAGGACCGCCGGTTCCGGCCCAACACCTAAAGGAAAGAGGCTGACCACAATGACTAAAAAGAAGACCGACATCGCAGCGTCCGATCGACGGCGCATAGCCAACAACAGATCCCGCCGGACGATTCCGCCGATGGCACCCCACATGCTGGAACGACTCATCCAGTCAGCCTCAGCCGTTGTAACCGGTCTGCTGGAAGACCCACCTCCTGATGCGTGACCAGGACTCCGAGTCCACCCCGCTGCAAATGCGCGTGAAGACGTTGTGTTACGATGCCTGTCGAGGCCGCATCCAGCGATGTGAAGGGTTCGTCCAGCAGCCATAACGGTCTCGTGGAAAGCCAAAGACGCGCCAAGGCAACCCGGCGCTTCTGCCCCTGCGACAACACTTTTGACGGGAGCCGATGAATGGGGCGTTTGAGACCGATCGCTTCCAAGGCTGTTTGCGCCTCGGTTTGCGAGCAGACTTCACCGGCTAGCGCCATGGCACTCATCAGATTTTCCAGCGGCGTGAGATCGTCCTTAATCCCATTGAGATGCCCGATATAGGTCAATTGCCCGGAGTATAGTTCCTTGAGTTGCTGAATGTCCTCGCCCTCCCAGAGTACCGAACCGTCTTCCGGCGGCAAAAGGCTGGAAAAGATGCGCAGCAGACTGGTTTTCCCGCTGCCGTTCTCTCCGACGATGGCCAGAAGCGTTCCTGGCTCGACTTTGACAGTGAGATCGGAAAATAGGCGACGTTCCCCACGTCGGCAACTGAGTGTGACCGCTTGCAACATAATGGACTACTCCAACAGGGCGGGTCGAGAGTAAGGGAACAAGGTGCTGAAAAACAAGGGGCGAAGAACATGGATGGGGCGATGACTATTCGTCCAGCTCCCTCCGAAAACCATCTTGCTCTTAAGACAATCCTACTGTTAAGTAATGCCTACTCTCATGGTGTTTCGGCAGGCCGTTCCGATATCCAGGTTGAAAGACAACTCTGATCTCTCACGCTGAAATCTATAGCCTTCAAGGAGCAGAATTATGAGTGATCTCGTCTGTATTGCATTCAAAGACTCGAGTACGGCTGATCGGGTGCTGAACGAACTTCGAGCAATGGAAACTGAGTACATCCTGGATCTAGAGGACGCGGTCATCGTCGTTCGTGATATGGACGGCAAAGTCCATTTGAAACAGTGCGTCGATGTCTTCGGAGGAGCCACAACTCAGGGCGTGGCGCTCGGCGTATTGTGGGGAGGATTGATGGGACTTTTGTTTATGAATCCCCTGGCGGGTCTACTGGGCAGCCTCGCGGGTGGTGCGGGTGGCGGGGCTATCACCGTCGCCGCCAGTGAGTTCGGCCTCCTCAGTGATTATGGGATCCCGGACAATTTTATTCGATCCTTGGGGAGTACCATCGGACGAGGGGCCTCTGCGATCTTTCTCCTCATTCGCAGCGCTGATCAAGAGAAGGTACTGAGCAGGGTGTCACAGCACGAGGGAACGATTCTCAAGACCTCACTCAGTCCCGAACAGGAGGACAAACTACGATCGGCTCTCACCCGACAGCACGAGCAAACGACGAGCAAGAAATAGACTGGTCGGTTGTCTAACCATGCTCAGTGCGCAAAGATAAAGCTTTATCGCCTCCGTTAGGGGAGAGACCCTACCTGTTGACTTAATGGGAAAAGTGCTGTCGCCTCTTAGCGGTAGTTGAGCACCATAGCTGACCGCGATCGACTGGGAGACCCCCTCTACGAGCGTAGTGGGGGTCTCCCTATTCAGTTCTTCATCAGGCCGCTTTGGCCGCTTTCCTCTTCCACTCCACCATTTTCGCAGTCAGTCGAGAGGAAGCGGCGGTGTACTCACCGTGCAATCCGACCGATGCCTCAGCGCCAGCTTTGTCCCCAACCTGCACTTTGGTCACTACCTCGGCAGCAGCTTTGTGGAAGGCCTTGTGCAAGTCTAGAACTTCTTTATAGTGCGGGTCAGACGCCGCTGAGCTTCCGGAGAGGCCATAGAGCCACTTGCCGAATTCACATCGATTGTCGACACTGACGTCTGCAGGATTCAGTGACAATGTCCCCGCGATATTTTGCCTGAGTTTCGTTTTCCAGAGACCATGGGCTCCAACAGCCTTGTCGATCTGCTCAGCGATGTTTGACATGCTCCCTCCTCTGCAAAAGATAAAGTAGCCCGCAACCTCATTATCGGCTAAACGAATAGAAACCTTGATAGAGGCTATGGAATTGCCAGCCTGCATATCGAGAGAGGATCCAGCTAGTGAGGTCGCTTGGTCAGTGCTTTGTAGCGTTCCCAGACGTGTGCGAGGGAACTGATGCGGGCAGGGTTCTCGAATTCGCCTTCCTCTAGACTCGAGGTCGCAGTACACGCCAGCATTCCGAAGAACCAGGCAACAATGCCGCACACCGGAATGCCGATCATGATCAACAACATGCCCGGTCCGTCGCTGGTCCAATGCGCTTTATGACCGACAGCCATGAGCCCAAAAGCTGCTGCAGCAGCAACCAACGCAATGACTACGGCAAGACCTCGTGCGAGATACCGGAGGACCCTGCTTCCTGAGGCGAGGGCCCACATGAACGCGACAAGGAGGACAGCCCATACGATAATACTCATCTCGAGTACTCCCTGAAACAGGACCTCCCTCCACCCTATCCCGAAGGACCCCATTTTCGAAGGGAAATACCAAATCAGGGCTGCTCATTCTTCAACCCAAACGGCCTCCTCCTGATTCCATTCAGTCGGTATGCGTCTACTCAGCCGTTATGCTAGAGTGGGAAAATTGTGGGTTGCTTCCCGGCAATACGACATAAGGAAATGTGGGGTGGATAATGAAACATTTGGCGTCCTCTATGGGTCTGCTCGCTGGCCTGCTCTGTGGAGTCTCGCTGGTGCAGGCAGAAGGCCTGTTCGACAAGATGCTGGATCGGGCCATCGATAGTGCTGAGAGAAAGACGCAGAATCGGATCAACCAGCGAATCGATCAAACGATCGATAAAGGTCTGAACAAGACAGAAGAAACCATGCATTGCGTCGCGACCGACCAAGAGTGCTTCAAAAGAGCAAAAGAAGAAGGGAAGCAAGTGTCCGTCGTCAGTGCCCCTTCGAGTTCCGATTCCGTGAAATGTGCAGTGACCGACACCAGCTGTCTCAAGCAGGCCAAAACACAGGGCAAGAAAGTTGAGATTGTAGACGAAGCAGACCTCGATACCCTCCGCTGCTCCGTGTCCGATGGAGCTTGTCTGACGCGAGCAAAGTCTTTAGGGAAAAAGGTCGAAATCGTTGATTGATAGATATCACCAACATTCCGAAGAGGCTCGTTGCCTTACCGCCTCGCCTTTCGTGAGCCTTTGGGACGAGGGTCAGCCGCAAGCACCTCGTGGGCTTTTGCAAGCGCATCCCGTAATGCGACGAGGTTCTTTCCTGGCGTGCTGACTTTCGGTTGCTCCTTCAGGAACCGAACTGCCGCACGAACCAATGCCTGCAGCGTCTCTTTCATATTTCCCGCGTCAACCTCGTGCCCCAACGCCGCTGCACGAGCCATGGCCAATCGTCGGCGTGGTCCCATGTACGGTTCCGGAGCAATCGGATTGTCTTTTTCAAGCTCGGGCCGTCTGAATATCATTCTCCCCCTTCATGGCCGCACCCACAAGACCATCGGCCTATAGATTTGCTGCACATCTTCCCACCAAGTCTCTACAGTTTGCAGGCCTCCTCTGCGATTTCCGGACCTGGGACAGGGTGCTCGTGAGCCTGCCTCACGTAATTGCGGCAATCCATCTCAGCCCCTTCCTTCGAAGCTTTTCCTTCGCTGACTAATCGCCGCCAGTGGGTCAGGCGATCAGCAAAGGGGGCGTACCGGCATGCCTCTTTCTCAGAGGACTGCTCCGCAAGTTGTTGACATTTGATCGCCCAGAGCTCCGGTGTCAGCGCACCACTTTCAGCCGACCTGGTCAATTCGTAGCGCTTGTCGGCAAACGACCCGAATGCACAGATGCCAGGATCCACCGGGGGCGGCGCCGCATGATTTCGATCAACCGTATTGAGCATCTGCCGGCAGTTCGTCTCACCAGCCTCCTTTGAAATCAGTCCCTTCTCAATCTGTTGCTTGGTTTCCGTCCGCCGTTCATCAAACTCAGATTTGGACAGGAGTGCCGGGGCCCCGACCACCAACGCTGTCGTCGTCGGACATCCGCTCAAAACGAAGGGTAAAAGGCCAAGGAAAAGAAGTCGCATCGGTAACCTCGCTTTCATAAGCAGGACTGACGACACCAGTGGTTTGCGCGCGATCATACGGGCAACCCCCGCTGGAGATCAAGATTCTGCCCGCGGTCGGTAACCGGTAAAGCTCTCTATATCGAATGACCGCATTGACATGGACACTGGCCAAAGTGCAACATGCGCCTATCGTTGATTGATAGTTGCGTTTATGTCGAGAAAGTGGAGAAGTAATTTCCATTGTGGCCCGTTTCGGCACATGCGAGAAGGAGACCGAACGAGGCCATGGTAAATAGTACAGAGCTAAATCTTACAGAATAAGGAGGCCAGAATCATGGCATTGCTGATTACCGACGAATGCATCAACTGTGGAGCTTGTCTGCCGGAATGCCCGAACGAGGCCATCTTCGAAACCCGCAGCGACGCGGAATCGAAGGGGAATCACGTGGGCGACGGTCAGGGAGTGGGAGACAATATCTACGTGATTGCCCACGATCGCTGCACTGAGTGTGTCGGCCATTATGACGAACCGCAATGTGCAGCAGTCTGTCCCGTCGATGATTGCTGCATTTCTGATCCCGTCTACCCTGAGGCGTCCGACGTCTTACTGGAAAAGGCGAAGCAACTCAACCCGGACAAGCCGATCGATCCGGCAAAAGTCTGGAGCGGCGTACGGAACTGAGACGTTTTTCCTCGAGAATCCGTACCGTTTGAGATTAATCCAATCTCGGCGGTACGGTTCTGTGTCACCTTCCCGACATAGGTGAAACGATGCATCATGGCTGACAAGATGCCCCGGTTCATGACAAACGCAACCGTCATTAAGGCGTTAGCGAAGGTGTTCGCGTTCCAGGCCATCGAGATCGATCTCCTGCGTGCTCGTGCTGGGATCTCTGATGCGGACTGGAAGACCATGAAGACCGAAGCGTTTAAGAAAACGTACGCGAAGCAACGTGCGTTTTATGAAGACCGCTTGACGGGTGCATTCGCATTGGAGCGTATTTCTCAGTCTGAACGGGAAACAAGACTGCTGGAACTCTGGTTAAAACAGAGTGAAGAGTCCCCCAAAGAGGAACCCTAAGCCACCCGTATCGACATCCTTTCGCCGACTGATGCGGGTGCTACAGGGCCTCTCTCTCAGAGCCGGCTTCGGAGCCGCTCATAGCCCTTCTTTAGCTCTTCGATCGCCATGCCCAACGCAGCACCGACGGATTCCGCTGTCTTCCCAACCTCTTCTCGCGCTGCCTCCAATTTGGGCTTAACCTCATCCCACTGGGTTTCCAGACGAGCCCATTCGTCTTTGGCATCCGCCTTTGCGAGGTGAAGTTGAACCTGAAG from Nitrospira sp. includes these protein-coding regions:
- a CDS encoding cytochrome c-type biogenesis protein CcmH encodes the protein MIWLAFIIVLASGPGWAGEAQPLGDDPAVETRLKHLAVELRCLVCQNQTLADSNAPLAEDLRREVREMIVKDMTDQEIVDFLVERYGDFVLYRPPLKATTTLLWVGPFVLLAVGATVLVITLRRRAQKVVDAPVTDEEHRRVEQLLTEGGKHS
- a CDS encoding DsbE family thiol:disulfide interchange protein; this encodes MNRFLLPLSIFVVVVGFLGVGLTLNPREIPSPLIGKAAPEFSQPQLYEPEKTFSPADLKGKVWLLNFWASWCSGCKTEHPVLMELAKSGQVPIYGIDYKDQRDEAVGWLQRWGNPYPVVGVDEAGRVGINYGVYGVPETYVIDKQGMIRYKQIGPLDPDTVAKKILPLVQQLESQ
- a CDS encoding heme lyase CcmF/NrfE family subunit is translated as MIPEIGHFALILALCVAIVQGSLPIYGAAVGNSALMAIARPAARAQFLLVFIAFCSLGYAFAEKDFSVLYVAATSNSQLPLHYRLAAIWGAHEGSLLLWTFILTWWMFAVTLFSKHLPETMRSRILGVMGLVSVGFLLFMLTVSNPFERLIPAAVEGRDLNPLLQDPGMVVHPPMLYMGYVGFSVAFAFAIAALLGGNLDAAWARWSRPWTTVAWCFLTVGIAMGSGWAYYELGWGGWWFWDPVENASFMPWLAGTALVHSLAVTDKRGGFKVWTVLLAIMAFSLSLLGTFLVRSGVLTSVHAFATDPKRGTFILAFLAIVIGGSLALYAWRAPRVGLGGSFSMLSREGMLLANNVLLIAAMGSVLLGTLYPLFLDALDLGKISVGPPYFDSVFAPLMAPAIFLMGIGPLVQWKKAELPDLAQRLKWAFGVSVITALVLPFVMGKWTPLLSLGLLLAIWIVTTAVVTLRDRLSHVTGNSLADRMGGISCSYWGMLLAHVGVAVFIVGVTMVKGYETESDVRMNVGETAMIGGYTFRFDGTEDVVGPNYTAARGTFHVSRDGRDTTVLYPEKRRYTVQNQVMTEAAIDPGLLRDLYVSLGEPLDEGAWSVRLYHKPFVDWIWGGCFIMALGGVLAISDRRYRLAWRKEKEPEVAPVTRTARRKVA
- the ccmE gene encoding cytochrome c maturation protein CcmE, with protein sequence MKPRHKRFVFIGLGLLALGVATMLVLNAFQKNLVFFFTPTMVANGEAPKGQSFRIGGMVEDGSLVRDGDGLTVHFVVTDTAKGVPVTYKGILPDLFKEGKGAVAQGQLGVDGTFVASEVLAKHDENYMPPEAAEALAKAKASGAQESKTLVVPESKKDSL
- the ccmD gene encoding heme exporter protein CcmD produces the protein MQWGSASEFFAMGGYGVYVWTSYVVTALCLLWEVLALWRRRAAARAEHRAMLLGGSDETAA
- the ccsA gene encoding cytochrome c biogenesis protein CcsA codes for the protein MSTGINWAKYSSPQALYPLAGRLIPWFSVVAVALMGVGLYMGFFVAPTDFQQGESYRIIFIHVPAAWMSMFLYVVMAVWAGIGLGLNVRPSFMMAQAIAPTGAMFTFLALLTGAMWGKPTWGAWWVWDARLTSELILLFQYAGVMLLRTSIDDVRRADRSSAVFALVGVVNVPIIYFSVQWWNTLHQGASVSMSTGSKMAATMLIAMLLMTLAFWMYSIAVILARVRCIMAERESLPAWEEKPVAIRKVAEAR
- the ccmB gene encoding heme exporter protein CcmB, which encodes MSRSSMWGAIGGIVRRDLLLAMRRRSDAAMSVFFLVIVVSLFPLGVGPEPAVLRTIGPGVLWVAALLACLLSLARVFTADYGDGTLEQMVLVPQPLAFLVVGKVFAHWVISGLPIVLLSPLLGLQFGLSGESLGVLVMSLLLGTPTLSMIGAIGAALVLGVRGSGLLVALLVLPLYVPVLIFGAGAVTSSMAGIGGEANLSLLGACLVLSLFLAPWATAVALRIALE
- the ccmA gene encoding cytochrome c biogenesis heme-transporting ATPase CcmA — its product is MLQAVTLSCRRGERRLFSDLTVKVEPGTLLAIVGENGSGKTSLLRIFSSLLPPEDGSVLWEGEDIQQLKELYSGQLTYIGHLNGIKDDLTPLENLMSAMALAGEVCSQTEAQTALEAIGLKRPIHRLPSKVLSQGQKRRVALARLWLSTRPLWLLDEPFTSLDAASTGIVTQRLHAHLQRGGLGVLVTHQEVGLPADRLQRLRLTG
- a CDS encoding DUF1269 domain-containing protein: MSDLVCIAFKDSSTADRVLNELRAMETEYILDLEDAVIVVRDMDGKVHLKQCVDVFGGATTQGVALGVLWGGLMGLLFMNPLAGLLGSLAGGAGGGAITVAASEFGLLSDYGIPDNFIRSLGSTIGRGASAIFLLIRSADQEKVLSRVSQHEGTILKTSLSPEQEDKLRSALTRQHEQTTSKK
- a CDS encoding CZB domain-containing protein yields the protein MSNIAEQIDKAVGAHGLWKTKLRQNIAGTLSLNPADVSVDNRCEFGKWLYGLSGSSAASDPHYKEVLDLHKAFHKAAAEVVTKVQVGDKAGAEASVGLHGEYTAASSRLTAKMVEWKRKAAKAA
- a CDS encoding 4Fe-4S dicluster domain-containing protein; this translates as MALLITDECINCGACLPECPNEAIFETRSDAESKGNHVGDGQGVGDNIYVIAHDRCTECVGHYDEPQCAAVCPVDDCCISDPVYPEASDVLLEKAKQLNPDKPIDPAKVWSGVRN